In Carnobacterium sp. CP1, the following are encoded in one genomic region:
- a CDS encoding VOC family protein, with the protein MKNTINIGLYVENVEENASFWKQYLKAKEIERIELGNFVAITLEVSPYCHFQLLDIDFIREQSPEVADNKPSILIHTPIFAEIHDQLEKDHYYTGEYVYQGDFRTFNFKDNAGDYYAVREMN; encoded by the coding sequence ATGAAAAATACGATAAATATTGGACTATACGTTGAAAATGTAGAAGAAAATGCTTCTTTTTGGAAACAGTACCTTAAAGCTAAAGAAATTGAGCGAATAGAACTGGGTAATTTCGTTGCTATTACGCTTGAAGTGTCGCCTTACTGTCACTTTCAATTATTAGATATCGACTTTATCAGAGAACAATCCCCTGAAGTTGCAGATAACAAACCGTCTATTTTGATTCATACTCCTATTTTCGCAGAAATCCATGATCAGCTGGAAAAAGATCATTATTACACCGGCGAATATGTCTACCAAGGCGATTTTAGAACGTTCAACTTCAAAGACAATGCTGGCGATTATTATGCTGTACGAGAAATGAATTAA
- a CDS encoding DUF488 domain-containing protein: protein MDIYTIGHSTHSSEEFTDWLKAYKIETLVDVRSYPGSKHMPQFNKENMEKWIPEQGIRYLHMPELGGRRKKNREIDESLINGWRNPSFRNYAAYSLTEEYEKGISGLMAIEDKERLCYMCSESVPWRCHRLVISNTLVLKGLSVHHIMTEKKTILHEIGMYGAKAVREGSKLIYPKQQEDMESSAD from the coding sequence GTGGATATTTATACCATTGGGCATTCAACACATAGCAGTGAGGAGTTTACTGATTGGCTCAAGGCTTACAAGATAGAGACACTGGTTGATGTTCGTTCGTATCCAGGCAGCAAACATATGCCTCAATTTAATAAAGAAAATATGGAAAAGTGGATACCGGAACAGGGTATTCGCTATCTTCATATGCCGGAATTAGGCGGCAGAAGAAAGAAGAACCGGGAAATAGATGAATCATTGATCAACGGCTGGCGCAATCCTTCTTTTCGAAATTATGCTGCCTATAGTTTAACTGAAGAGTATGAAAAAGGGATAAGCGGATTGATGGCAATTGAAGATAAAGAACGCTTATGCTACATGTGTTCTGAAAGCGTGCCATGGAGGTGTCACCGATTGGTTATTTCAAATACGTTAGTTTTAAAAGGGCTGTCGGTTCATCATATCATGACAGAGAAAAAAACGATTCTGCATGAAATCGGAATGTACGGGGCAAAAGCCGTAAGAGAAGGCTCAAAATTAATTTACCCCAAGCAGCAAGAAGATATGGAATCTTCTGCTGATTAA
- a CDS encoding BCCT family transporter has translation MKRGKKSYTAYLSSVVICVLFTIWGAIPGSLLGKYSMSRVAETLQNWISKGFGWLYVLLMAAVLIAVIYLLFSKYGNIKLGRQDDKPEFSYFSWVAMLFSAGMGIGLVFWGVAEPVMHLHDPAIPSSDRLANARESMTYTFFHWGLQPWALYALIGLIIAYTTFRKDKPAIISESVTPLFAKRYRGTIGTIVDTIAIIATVFGVATSLGLGAQQIAGGLSFSISWIPNTFAIQLVVIITVTVLYLISATTGLDKGVKILSNLNIVLAVLLMLAVLLIGPTAYLLDLFVQSVGNYFQKLPEMSFRLAAFSSENRQWIDKWTIFYWSWWISWAPYVSSFIARISKGRTIREFVGGVLIVPTVFTFLWFSVFGGTGIWQELFNDNNLIQVITEKGTETGLFAMLESYGSIGKVITGLAILLISTFFITSADSATYVLAMFSTNGNLTPHARVKLLWGIIMSSIAAILLYAGGLESLQAIAVLGSFPFLFVVILMTINFFKWLREEK, from the coding sequence ATGAAACGTGGGAAAAAAAGTTATACAGCCTATCTATCATCCGTCGTTATTTGTGTGCTTTTTACGATTTGGGGTGCCATACCTGGCAGTTTGCTGGGAAAGTACTCTATGAGCCGTGTTGCAGAGACTTTGCAAAATTGGATTTCGAAAGGTTTTGGATGGCTTTATGTGCTGTTAATGGCAGCGGTTCTGATAGCGGTGATATACTTGCTGTTTTCTAAATATGGCAACATCAAACTGGGCCGTCAGGATGACAAACCGGAATTTAGTTATTTTTCTTGGGTAGCCATGTTGTTTAGTGCAGGGATGGGGATTGGATTGGTTTTCTGGGGAGTAGCCGAACCCGTCATGCATTTGCATGATCCAGCCATTCCATCTTCTGATAGGTTAGCAAATGCTAGAGAATCCATGACCTATACTTTTTTTCATTGGGGCTTGCAACCCTGGGCTTTATACGCTCTAATTGGGCTTATCATTGCTTATACGACTTTCCGAAAAGACAAGCCTGCTATTATTAGTGAGAGTGTCACACCGTTGTTTGCAAAGAGGTATAGAGGAACTATCGGTACAATCGTAGATACGATCGCTATTATTGCCACGGTATTCGGAGTAGCAACTTCTTTAGGTTTAGGGGCTCAGCAAATCGCAGGGGGCCTTAGTTTTTCAATCAGCTGGATACCGAATACATTTGCTATTCAGTTGGTCGTTATCATAACTGTAACAGTTCTTTATCTTATCAGTGCTACAACTGGATTAGATAAAGGGGTAAAAATTTTAAGCAATCTGAATATTGTGTTGGCTGTTCTTTTGATGCTTGCAGTTCTTCTTATTGGTCCGACGGCGTATCTGCTAGATTTATTCGTGCAAAGTGTTGGGAATTATTTCCAAAAACTACCGGAAATGAGCTTTCGTTTAGCAGCGTTTAGTTCCGAAAATAGACAATGGATCGACAAATGGACCATCTTTTACTGGTCGTGGTGGATTTCATGGGCACCTTACGTCTCTTCTTTTATTGCTCGAATTTCAAAAGGCAGAACGATTCGGGAATTTGTCGGAGGAGTGCTTATTGTTCCAACAGTCTTTACCTTTCTTTGGTTTTCTGTGTTTGGCGGGACTGGAATTTGGCAAGAATTGTTCAATGATAACAATCTTATTCAAGTTATTACGGAAAAAGGAACAGAGACAGGACTGTTTGCAATGCTGGAAAGTTATGGAAGTATTGGGAAAGTAATCACTGGACTGGCTATTTTACTGATTTCGACTTTCTTTATTACTTCAGCCGATTCTGCTACTTACGTATTGGCCATGTTTAGTACAAATGGTAATCTGACTCCGCATGCACGTGTCAAGCTCTTATGGGGAATTATCATGTCGAGTATAGCTGCGATCTTGCTTTATGCAGGAGGGCTGGAATCTCTGCAAGCTATTGCGGTGCTTGGTTCATTTCCGTTTTTATTCGTTGTGATCTTAATGACCATCAATTTCTTTAAGTGGTTAAGGGAAGAAAAATGA
- the allD gene encoding ureidoglycolate dehydrogenase, protein MPDKLHDLIQKKLEKAGLHSDQAEEVANHLVYADSRGIHSHGAVRVEYYAERIAKGGVTLDPQVKFEKTGPSSAIFHGDNGIGQYICNLAIDEAIPFAKESGVAIVGVSKMSHSGVLSYYVKKAAENDLICIAMCQSDPMVVPFGGAETYYGTNPIAYGVPRKTGEPILFDMATTVQAWGKVLDARSKNKDIPDTWAVNDEGVPTTNPHDVAGLLPIAGPKGYGLMMMVDILSGMLLGLPFGKHVSSMYANMTEGRNLGQLYILIDPKRFTNLDSFKDDIEETIDELHQIRPAKGFDQVYVPGERGQLREKGFLKEGIPIEKSIYDYLASDIVHTDRYNGLNAFAEKPDLNG, encoded by the coding sequence ATGCCAGATAAATTACACGATTTAATCCAGAAAAAACTAGAAAAAGCCGGTTTGCATTCGGATCAGGCTGAAGAAGTTGCTAACCACTTAGTCTACGCAGATTCTAGAGGGATTCACTCTCATGGAGCTGTGCGTGTTGAATACTATGCAGAAAGAATAGCTAAAGGAGGAGTCACTTTAGATCCTCAAGTTAAATTTGAAAAGACTGGTCCAAGTTCAGCCATTTTTCATGGAGATAATGGAATAGGCCAGTACATTTGCAACTTAGCGATAGATGAAGCAATACCTTTTGCGAAAGAAAGCGGTGTGGCCATTGTAGGTGTCTCAAAAATGAGCCACAGCGGGGTTCTTTCTTATTATGTAAAGAAAGCAGCAGAAAATGACTTGATTTGTATTGCAATGTGCCAGTCAGATCCTATGGTTGTTCCTTTTGGAGGAGCCGAAACTTACTATGGCACGAATCCAATTGCTTATGGAGTACCTAGAAAAACAGGCGAGCCGATTTTATTTGACATGGCTACAACCGTTCAAGCATGGGGTAAGGTATTGGATGCCCGCTCAAAAAATAAAGATATTCCCGACACTTGGGCAGTAAATGATGAAGGTGTGCCGACCACAAACCCTCACGACGTGGCGGGCTTGTTGCCGATAGCTGGCCCTAAAGGATACGGGTTGATGATGATGGTGGATATCCTTTCAGGAATGCTGCTAGGTTTACCATTTGGCAAGCACGTTTCTTCCATGTACGCAAATATGACAGAAGGAAGAAACTTAGGGCAACTCTATATTTTGATTGATCCTAAGCGTTTTACCAACTTAGATAGTTTTAAAGATGATATTGAAGAAACGATTGATGAGTTGCACCAAATCCGTCCAGCAAAAGGGTTCGATCAAGTATACGTGCCAGGCGAGAGAGGTCAATTGCGTGAAAAAGGATTTCTTAAAGAAGGAATACCAATTGAGAAAAGCATTTATGACTATTTAGCAAGCGATATCGTTCATACAGATAGGTACAATGGATTAAATGCTTTTGCAGAAAAGCCAGATTTAAATGGCTAG
- a CDS encoding YehS family protein gives MNNNDRLVRLRYALDIKDTDMVEIFKLGGLELTKEDVKKMLTKSINESSDKVKEEEFQKNDYVKDCSNQTLESFLNGLIVFKRGRRDSEAKETEKPVLMMINDRNVNNVLLKKIKIALSLTSEDMLGVLGNAGVHLSKSELSAVLRKEGHRNYKECGDRYARNFLKGLAIAWRE, from the coding sequence ATGAACAATAATGACCGATTAGTGAGATTGAGATATGCTTTAGATATTAAAGATACAGATATGGTAGAAATTTTTAAACTAGGTGGTTTGGAATTAACAAAAGAAGACGTAAAGAAAATGCTGACTAAATCAATAAACGAAAGTTCTGATAAAGTAAAAGAAGAGGAATTCCAAAAAAATGATTATGTAAAAGACTGTTCTAACCAAACGCTAGAATCCTTTTTAAATGGTTTGATCGTATTCAAAAGAGGCAGACGAGATTCAGAAGCTAAAGAAACGGAAAAACCAGTTCTAATGATGATAAACGATCGTAATGTGAACAACGTGTTGCTTAAGAAAATTAAAATAGCTCTTTCGCTTACTAGTGAAGACATGTTGGGCGTATTAGGCAATGCTGGCGTTCATTTATCAAAAAGCGAATTGAGTGCGGTGCTTAGAAAAGAAGGACACCGGAATTACAAAGAATGCGGCGATCGATACGCTAGAAACTTTTTAAAAGGGTTAGCTATCGCATGGCGTGAATAA
- a CDS encoding DUF1846 domain-containing protein produces the protein MKKVGFDLQKYIEEQSKYILERVNDYDKLYLEFGGKLIGDKHAKRVLPGFDEDAKIKLLQKLKDQAEIIICVYAGDIERNKIRGDYGITYDMDVFRLIDELRGYGLAINSVVITRYNGQPSTKLFINKLERRDIKVFTHAAIEGYPSDIENIVSEEGFGKNEYIPTTKPIVVVTAPGPASGKLATCLTQLYHESHQGKTAGYSKFETFPVWNIPLKHPLNIAYEAATVDLNDVNAIDSFHFEKYNQVAVNYNRDLETFPVIKRIIEKITGRESVYQSPTDMGVNRVGFGIIDDEVVKEASKQEIIRRCFSTECDFKKGLIDEETLNHMKMIMQEVELKKEDRVPVAPARKYAEQLRERSETRDMPAVLAFELPDGQIVTGRTTALMDSCSAAILNSIKVLAHISDEIHLLSPNILETIQNLKVNDLHSKIAALNASEVLIALAISAVTNPAAQLAYNKLSELQDVQAHSTVMLNKDDEQTLRKLGLDITCDPVYPSENLYYI, from the coding sequence ATGAAAAAAGTAGGATTTGATTTACAAAAATATATTGAAGAACAGTCAAAATATATCCTAGAACGAGTAAATGATTACGATAAATTGTACCTTGAATTTGGCGGAAAACTTATTGGCGATAAACATGCTAAACGGGTATTGCCCGGATTTGATGAAGATGCAAAAATAAAGTTATTGCAAAAATTAAAAGATCAAGCTGAAATCATTATTTGTGTTTATGCGGGAGACATAGAGCGGAATAAAATTCGCGGTGATTACGGAATCACGTATGATATGGATGTCTTTAGATTAATTGACGAATTAAGAGGGTATGGCTTAGCGATCAATAGTGTGGTCATCACTCGGTATAACGGACAGCCCTCTACGAAACTCTTCATTAATAAATTAGAAAGAAGAGATATCAAAGTCTTTACTCATGCGGCAATTGAAGGGTATCCATCAGATATCGAGAACATTGTAAGTGAAGAGGGCTTTGGGAAAAATGAGTACATTCCAACAACTAAACCAATTGTTGTGGTTACGGCGCCAGGTCCTGCGAGCGGAAAATTGGCAACGTGCTTAACTCAGCTTTATCACGAAAGCCATCAAGGGAAAACAGCTGGGTATTCAAAATTTGAAACCTTCCCAGTTTGGAATATTCCATTAAAACACCCGCTTAATATTGCTTATGAAGCAGCAACTGTAGATTTAAATGATGTAAATGCGATTGATAGTTTTCACTTTGAAAAATACAATCAAGTAGCGGTCAATTACAATCGTGATCTTGAAACCTTCCCAGTTATTAAAAGGATCATTGAAAAAATTACCGGAAGAGAATCGGTCTACCAATCTCCGACAGATATGGGAGTTAATCGTGTTGGATTTGGTATTATTGATGATGAAGTTGTAAAAGAAGCCTCTAAACAAGAAATTATTCGCAGATGTTTTTCAACAGAGTGTGATTTTAAAAAAGGACTAATTGACGAGGAAACCCTTAATCATATGAAAATGATTATGCAAGAAGTTGAACTGAAGAAAGAAGATAGAGTTCCTGTGGCACCAGCTCGTAAGTATGCTGAACAGTTGAGAGAACGCTCAGAAACACGCGATATGCCAGCAGTTCTTGCATTCGAATTACCAGATGGCCAAATCGTTACAGGAAGAACCACGGCTTTAATGGATTCTTGTTCTGCAGCCATTTTAAATTCCATTAAGGTTTTAGCTCATATTTCAGATGAAATCCATTTATTGTCTCCTAATATTTTAGAAACAATTCAAAATCTTAAAGTAAATGATCTTCACAGTAAAATAGCGGCTTTGAATGCAAGTGAAGTCCTTATTGCCCTTGCCATTAGTGCAGTGACTAACCCTGCTGCCCAATTGGCCTATAATAAGTTGTCTGAACTGCAAGACGTGCAAGCTCACTCAACGGTTATGTTAAACAAAGATGATGAACAAACACTTCGAAAATTAGGACTAGATATCACTTGCGATCCAGTCTATCCATCAGAAAATTTGTATTATATTTAA
- the uraA gene encoding uracil permease: protein MSTKKIIQVDEKVPGKLLVPLSLQHTFAMFGASVLVPIIFGIDPSIVLLMNGISTLLFILITKGKAPAYLGSSFAFIGPTSIIIANQGFQYAQGAFVVLGIIGCLLALFVRRVGTKWIDVVLPPAAMGAVVALIGLELAGNTVQGGSIGANLMTDTAASQDFIVFFITLGVAILGSVLFKGFLSTIPILISIVVGYLSAIAFGMVDFTPVLETSLFTMPHFQWAKFDLNAILTMLPVLLVLTSEHIGHQVVTSNVIGRDLMKEPGLHRSLFADYFASALSGLIGGVPTTTYGENIGVMAITRVYSVRVIAGAAIFSICMAFVGPLAALISTIPGNVIGGVTFLLYGMIGTSGLRLLVESKVDYSKSKNLILTSIVFVAGLSGLTVNFAGIELKGMILASVVGIILSVAFYLFDKAGWMNESAEE from the coding sequence ATGTCAACGAAGAAAATCATACAAGTCGATGAGAAGGTACCAGGAAAATTGCTTGTCCCTCTCAGTTTACAACACACATTCGCTATGTTCGGAGCTTCCGTTTTAGTTCCCATTATTTTTGGTATCGATCCCAGCATTGTTTTACTGATGAACGGGATTTCCACTCTGTTATTCATTTTGATCACAAAAGGAAAAGCTCCAGCTTATCTAGGTTCAAGTTTTGCGTTTATCGGACCGACGAGTATTATCATTGCTAATCAAGGCTTTCAATATGCCCAAGGCGCTTTTGTAGTGCTGGGTATTATCGGGTGCCTGTTGGCTCTTTTCGTTCGTCGTGTAGGTACCAAATGGATCGATGTCGTACTTCCGCCAGCAGCAATGGGAGCAGTCGTGGCTTTGATTGGATTGGAGCTAGCAGGCAACACCGTTCAAGGCGGCTCAATTGGCGCAAACTTGATGACGGATACTGCTGCATCTCAAGACTTTATCGTTTTTTTCATTACGTTGGGAGTCGCTATCCTAGGCTCGGTCCTATTCAAAGGATTTTTATCCACGATTCCGATTTTGATTTCTATCGTAGTCGGTTACCTATCAGCGATCGCTTTCGGGATGGTCGATTTTACACCTGTATTAGAAACTTCTCTTTTCACCATGCCGCATTTTCAATGGGCAAAATTTGATTTGAACGCTATTTTGACCATGCTGCCTGTTCTGCTAGTACTGACTTCTGAACATATCGGCCATCAAGTAGTTACATCAAATGTAATTGGACGTGACTTGATGAAAGAGCCTGGTCTGCATCGCTCATTATTCGCTGATTATTTTGCCTCTGCCTTGTCAGGTTTGATTGGCGGAGTGCCGACCACCACCTATGGCGAAAACATTGGTGTGATGGCTATTACCCGTGTTTATAGTGTTCGTGTGATTGCCGGAGCGGCTATTTTTTCAATCTGTATGGCTTTTGTAGGACCTTTAGCCGCGTTGATCTCTACCATCCCCGGCAACGTTATTGGAGGAGTGACCTTCTTACTTTATGGAATGATCGGGACAAGCGGACTGCGTTTATTGGTCGAATCCAAAGTCGACTACAGCAAATCAAAGAACTTGATTTTGACTTCTATCGTTTTTGTTGCTGGGTTAAGCGGATTAACCGTCAACTTTGCTGGTATCGAATTAAAAGGTATGATTCTGGCAAGTGTGGTCGGAATTATTTTAAGTGTCGCCTTCTATTTATTCGATAAAGCTGGCTGGATGAACGAATCAGCTGAAGAATAA
- a CDS encoding NUDIX hydrolase, producing the protein MNLKEQISHYIPYTIQEAKEQEVMLRYMDTFDNLLTRENEFAHFTASAWVVNRARTKVLMAYHNIYQSWSWVGGHADGDADLLQVALKETAEETGVTAIAPVSRDVYSLEILGVPAHLKKGEPIATHLHLNVTYLIEADENEDTTIKPDENSAVEWMSLTEAVKACTEPEMRVVYQKLNEKLETFKQKD; encoded by the coding sequence ATGAATTTAAAAGAACAAATCAGCCATTACATACCTTATACTATTCAAGAAGCTAAAGAGCAAGAAGTCATGCTGCGTTATATGGATACATTCGATAACCTGCTGACACGGGAAAATGAATTTGCGCACTTTACGGCATCGGCTTGGGTCGTTAACCGTGCACGAACGAAGGTATTGATGGCTTATCATAATATCTATCAGTCTTGGTCATGGGTCGGCGGGCATGCAGACGGTGATGCAGATCTGCTGCAAGTGGCTCTAAAGGAAACAGCAGAAGAAACAGGGGTAACAGCTATTGCTCCAGTATCGAGGGACGTTTATTCTCTTGAAATATTAGGTGTCCCGGCTCACTTAAAAAAAGGCGAACCGATTGCGACACATCTGCATTTAAATGTAACTTATTTGATTGAAGCCGATGAAAACGAGGACACAACCATCAAACCGGATGAAAATAGCGCAGTTGAATGGATGAGTTTAACGGAAGCTGTTAAAGCTTGCACAGAGCCTGAGATGCGAGTCGTTTATCAAAAATTGAATGAGAAGCTAGAGACTTTTAAGCAGAAGGACTAA